In a single window of the Acidobacteriota bacterium genome:
- a CDS encoding S9 family peptidase: protein MKRIVALLTILVLSPASMVAAKAQQPARPFTIEDLLKVRRVSDPQVSPDGRWVAYTIADTDKAANKRTTQIYLISTDGGEPRQLTNEKQSSHSPRWSPDGKRLAFVSARDGESQIWTIELTEAATGALKKITNISTGADAPIWSPNGKWIAFTSEVYPECPTDDCNKQHAEKAATSKVKAKIAEGLLYRHWTTWKEAKRTHIFAVSSEGGESRDLTPGNYDAPPFSLGGQTDYAFSPDSKELAFARNTDKVEAISTNGDIFTVPVTGGEARRITGDNPANDLTPMYSPDGRYIAYRAQSKPGFESDRWRLMLYDRKTGQSNSLTNQFDSSVESFTFSADGQRIYLTALEHGRQPIYEMPLGGFPGKKLINDGFNDDVQVTGDGKTLVFTRQSVTRPVEIYKTNSLGAGATQITKTNDAFLADFNLKPAEEISWEGATGARVYGFITKPPNYTATRKWPLIVLIHGGPQGSWNDSWSYRWNPQLFAAAGYVVFSPNPRGSTGFGQKFVDEISADWGGKVFTDILNGVAYVASMPYIDRERIGAAGGSYGGYMVNWIEGHNNDPRVKFSALISHAGVYNLTSMYGATEELWFPEWEFKGTPWTNPEMYSKWSPHMFVKEFKTPMLVIHGELDYRVPVGEGLQLFTALQRQGVESKLLIYPDEGHWVLKPQNSELWYKTVLEWFDNHLKPRSQS from the coding sequence ATGAAGCGCATTGTCGCGTTATTAACTATTCTCGTCCTGTCGCCGGCGTCGATGGTTGCGGCGAAGGCTCAACAGCCGGCGCGACCGTTCACGATTGAAGATCTGCTAAAGGTGCGCCGTGTTTCCGATCCGCAGGTTTCGCCGGACGGCCGCTGGGTCGCCTATACGATTGCCGATACCGACAAAGCTGCCAATAAGCGGACGACTCAAATCTATTTGATATCGACGGACGGCGGCGAGCCGCGACAGCTCACCAACGAAAAACAGTCTTCACATTCGCCGCGGTGGTCCCCCGACGGGAAGCGCCTGGCATTCGTTTCCGCTCGCGACGGTGAATCTCAAATCTGGACCATCGAGCTAACCGAAGCCGCGACCGGCGCGCTCAAGAAGATCACCAATATCTCGACCGGCGCCGATGCTCCCATATGGTCACCCAACGGAAAGTGGATCGCGTTTACCTCTGAAGTCTATCCCGAGTGCCCGACGGACGATTGCAACAAGCAGCACGCCGAAAAGGCAGCCACGAGCAAGGTCAAGGCAAAGATCGCCGAGGGGCTGCTATACCGCCACTGGACCACATGGAAGGAAGCCAAGCGAACGCACATCTTCGCTGTCTCGAGCGAAGGCGGAGAGAGTCGCGACCTGACACCGGGCAACTACGACGCGCCACCCTTCAGTCTGGGCGGGCAGACCGACTATGCATTCTCGCCCGATTCAAAAGAACTGGCCTTCGCTCGCAACACTGACAAGGTCGAAGCGATCTCGACCAACGGGGACATCTTCACGGTCCCGGTGACCGGCGGCGAAGCCCGACGCATTACCGGCGACAATCCCGCGAATGACCTTACGCCGATGTATTCGCCGGACGGTAGATACATCGCTTATCGAGCGCAATCCAAGCCAGGGTTTGAGTCCGACCGCTGGCGGTTGATGCTCTACGATCGCAAGACGGGTCAGAGCAACTCGCTTACGAACCAGTTCGATTCATCGGTTGAAAGCTTCACCTTCTCGGCTGACGGGCAGAGGATCTACTTGACTGCCCTCGAACACGGCCGCCAACCGATATATGAAATGCCGCTCGGCGGCTTCCCGGGTAAGAAACTGATCAACGACGGCTTCAATGATGACGTGCAAGTGACCGGCGATGGAAAGACACTAGTGTTCACTCGGCAGAGCGTCACGCGGCCCGTCGAGATCTACAAAACCAATAGCCTGGGCGCGGGCGCCACTCAAATAACAAAGACCAACGACGCTTTTCTGGCCGACTTCAACCTGAAGCCCGCTGAAGAGATCTCGTGGGAAGGCGCCACCGGCGCGAGAGTCTACGGATTCATCACCAAGCCGCCAAACTACACGGCCACCAGGAAATGGCCGTTGATCGTCCTGATTCACGGCGGGCCGCAAGGGTCGTGGAATGATTCGTGGAGCTATCGATGGAACCCGCAGCTTTTCGCCGCCGCGGGTTACGTAGTATTCTCCCCAAATCCCCGCGGATCGACTGGCTTTGGTCAGAAGTTTGTCGATGAGATTTCCGCTGACTGGGGCGGCAAGGTTTTCACTGACATACTCAACGGAGTCGCGTATGTAGCTTCCATGCCGTACATCGACCGCGAGCGTATCGGCGCCGCCGGAGGAAGCTACGGCGGTTACATGGTCAATTGGATCGAAGGTCATAACAACGATCCGCGCGTGAAGTTCAGCGCTCTGATATCACACGCGGGAGTCTACAACTTGACGAGCATGTACGGCGCCACCGAAGAGCTCTGGTTCCCGGAGTGGGAATTCAAAGGCACGCCCTGGACGAATCCGGAGATGTACAGCAAGTGGTCTCCGCACATGTTTGTGAAAGAGTTCAAAACTCCGATGCTGGTGATTCACGGCGAGCTTGATTATCGCGTGCCGGTTGGCGAAGGCTTACAACTGTTCACCGCGCTCCAGCGGCAGGGCGTTGAGTCGAAGTTGCTAATCTACCCTGACGAAGGTCACTGGGTGTTGAAGCCGCAAAACTCAGAACTCTGGTACAAGACTGTGCTGGAGTGGTTCGATAACCACCTGAAGCCCAGATCGCAATCCTGA
- a CDS encoding DUF512 domain-containing protein, translating to MYTELFETIYPINTPRKEKGVVVTAVDPFALGDETGIEAGDRIMKINGHDLRDFLDFQFYSGSEDRVRLDIIKESGEGVELEVEVGEGEIWGLDFEYFSPRQCANDCLFCFCNQNPKGSRESLFFKDEDTRLSFLHGNYTTMSSISKAELDRIVEQRLSPQYVSVHATDPEVRRHLLGRKRPDDVLGKMRYLAEHGIELHAQIVLCPSINDGRVLRRTINDLAELYPRLRSVAVVPVVFTRLHNYRDKLTAVTDAFSRTLIKEVRPWQREFRRRLGATFVFLADEFYLRAGLPLPGRAHYGDYPQIEDGVGMVRRFIVETGKILKRDLAADFDIEPESLHGTVATGELFYPILSRCVNEINERCRTRLKVVGLRNEFFGEEVTVAGLISGGDVMAARRSIDGNFLIVPEQACLKSGNVFLDDLTLEDLERQLQMPVSHGGPSLSSMIGNAIELERRVVDQVPRSEFRVRGSGLRTSIIRTNHEP from the coding sequence ATGTATACGGAATTATTCGAGACTATCTATCCCATCAACACGCCGAGGAAAGAGAAGGGCGTGGTAGTGACAGCGGTCGATCCGTTCGCGCTTGGGGATGAAACGGGAATCGAGGCCGGCGACCGCATAATGAAAATCAACGGTCACGACCTGCGTGACTTCCTCGACTTTCAGTTCTATTCGGGAAGCGAGGACCGCGTGCGGCTCGACATCATCAAGGAATCAGGCGAAGGAGTCGAGCTCGAGGTTGAAGTCGGCGAGGGAGAGATTTGGGGACTCGATTTTGAATACTTCTCGCCGCGCCAGTGCGCAAATGATTGCCTTTTCTGTTTCTGCAATCAGAACCCTAAGGGCTCTCGCGAGTCGCTGTTCTTCAAGGACGAAGACACCAGGCTCTCGTTCTTGCATGGCAACTACACTACTATGTCTTCGATCTCGAAAGCGGAGCTTGATCGCATAGTCGAGCAGCGGCTTTCGCCGCAATACGTCTCCGTTCACGCGACTGATCCCGAGGTGCGGCGTCATCTTCTTGGGCGAAAGCGGCCCGACGATGTGCTCGGCAAAATGCGATACCTCGCCGAACACGGCATCGAGCTTCACGCTCAAATAGTCCTTTGCCCTTCGATCAACGATGGCCGGGTGCTTAGACGAACGATCAACGATCTGGCGGAGCTCTATCCACGACTCCGGTCGGTTGCGGTGGTTCCGGTCGTGTTCACCAGGCTGCACAATTATCGCGATAAGCTTACGGCGGTGACGGACGCGTTTTCTCGTACGCTGATCAAAGAGGTCCGCCCGTGGCAGCGTGAGTTCCGCCGTCGGCTCGGCGCCACCTTTGTGTTCCTTGCCGACGAGTTTTATCTGCGCGCCGGTTTGCCGCTCCCGGGACGTGCGCACTATGGCGACTACCCGCAGATCGAAGACGGCGTGGGAATGGTGCGGCGCTTCATCGTCGAGACCGGCAAAATCCTCAAGCGCGACCTCGCCGCTGATTTCGACATAGAGCCGGAATCACTGCATGGCACAGTGGCGACCGGCGAGCTGTTTTACCCGATACTGTCGCGCTGCGTGAACGAAATCAATGAGAGATGTAGGACGCGACTCAAGGTTGTTGGCCTGCGCAATGAATTCTTCGGTGAAGAGGTAACCGTGGCGGGATTAATTTCCGGTGGCGACGTGATGGCCGCTCGCCGGTCAATCGACGGGAACTTTCTGATCGTCCCCGAGCAGGCTTGTCTAAAGTCGGGTAACGTTTTTCTCGACGACCTCACGCTCGAAGACCTCGAACGCCAGCTTCAAATGCCCGTCTCGCATGGTGGCCCGTCGCTTTCGAGCATGATCGGCAACGCGATAGAGTTGGAGCGACGCGTCGTTGATCAAGTTCCGCGTTCGGAGTTCCGAGTTCGTGGTTCAGGGTTACGAACCTCAATCATAAGAACCAACCATGAACCCTGA